A single genomic interval of uncultured Desulfobacter sp. harbors:
- a CDS encoding GGDEF domain-containing protein: MSKTLYRFSHRLSAALSLVFGSSLNRTHAQNKLARHIVALNGKTSPAEIINEVAECLKDILGYRLFAFVNKKNAGMDVWLDPRMYKTSIEDIIIRDFKIKDTKDLTYLNVHNDQEECLEKFSLDSLVHYDHKEENCYSRLYMMPSRPITEFHDDVVGILLQGCNSALSRQIKIQQLTDAAAIDPLTGCYNRRAFEAQLKGHAAGAGRHGKSLSVFMFDLDHFKSLNDTYGHLGGDEVLKEVSRLVRRNIRAEDIFARYGGEEFIAILPETDKARAIELADRLRQKICALRIPFDNRTIRVTASFGVAQLGAGADILKLVEDADSMLYKAKFNGRNTVMPGLIKVHRGETSESLIQAER, translated from the coding sequence ATGAGTAAAACCCTTTATAGATTCAGCCATAGGTTATCAGCTGCTCTAAGCCTGGTATTCGGATCTTCCCTGAACAGGACCCATGCACAGAACAAACTGGCCCGCCATATTGTGGCGCTGAATGGAAAAACATCCCCTGCAGAAATTATAAATGAAGTGGCGGAGTGCCTGAAGGATATTCTTGGATACAGACTCTTTGCTTTTGTGAACAAAAAGAACGCCGGGATGGATGTCTGGCTGGATCCCAGAATGTATAAAACTTCCATAGAAGATATTATCATAAGGGATTTTAAGATTAAGGACACCAAGGACCTGACCTATCTTAATGTTCATAATGACCAGGAGGAGTGCCTGGAAAAATTCAGTCTGGATTCCCTGGTGCATTACGACCATAAAGAAGAAAATTGTTATTCTCGGCTTTATATGATGCCCAGCAGACCCATTACTGAATTTCATGATGATGTGGTCGGCATTCTACTCCAGGGCTGTAACTCAGCCCTTTCAAGGCAGATTAAGATCCAGCAGCTCACGGATGCCGCCGCCATTGATCCCTTGACCGGCTGCTATAACCGCAGGGCTTTTGAAGCCCAGCTCAAAGGGCATGCGGCAGGTGCCGGCCGGCACGGAAAGTCATTGTCTGTTTTCATGTTTGATCTGGATCATTTTAAATCATTAAATGATACTTACGGCCACTTAGGCGGCGATGAGGTATTAAAAGAGGTCAGCCGGCTGGTTCGCCGGAATATACGCGCAGAGGATATTTTTGCCAGATACGGTGGTGAAGAATTTATCGCCATTCTGCCGGAAACCGATAAAGCCCGTGCGATTGAACTTGCAGACAGACTCAGACAAAAGATTTGCGCATTACGCATTCCTTTTGATAATCGTACCATACGGGTGACTGCCAGTTTTGGCGTGGCTCAATTGGGGGCTGGTGCCGATATCTTAAAATTGGTTGAAGATGCGGATTCAATGCTTTACAAAGCAAAATTCAACGGCCGCAATACCGTTATGCCGGGACTGATAAAGGTGCATAGGGGTGAGACGTCGGAATCATTGATTCAGGCAGAACGTTAG
- a CDS encoding helicase-related protein yields MSEASRTSSFCKGQRWISETEPELGLGVLFSFDPRTITLFFPGSDCSRKYSRAAAPIRRMRFQPGDRISGEDGTQMTVEKVEENAGILTYFQGEKQLFEYELSSVLAVDMPFSKLLSGLSGTSAKFDLRYRIRSAQGAYRKSPARGFLGGQVDLIPHQFYIAGEVSGRYFPRVLLSDETGLGKTIEAGLILHRLLVTSQMSRVLIIVPDALVHQWFIELYRKFSLIFRIFDEDYLTGAAATEPDMNPFLLDQQGICSESFISASDHVKKALISAGWDMVVMDEAHHMTEDSSLYQFMTGLNAKIRGLMLLTATPEQMGLETHFAQLKLLDPYRYHDFSAFVKELEGYKAVAQKVRKKLDRGESTQSLLDAFGPGRVIFRNRRRSIKGFPERQVNLIPLEGESSLEDDLSGDPKVACLAQLCRTLKPEKILVICRSKQTAKAIVQGLESHVSVDAARFDESMDLLARDRQAAWFADPEGARLLVCSEIGSEGRNFQFVHHLFLYDLPVNPELLEQRIGRVDRIGQKEKIVIHVPYIRNTSHEILALWYDRGIGIFKENVNGLHAVFTQFKSRVVQLMEQADKQPFGAADSEIAQKMTLLIRDTAAFVRQITKDLNQGRHILFELNSFKPESAHALIQVIQQTEKSQDLHNLMADLLDVYGIETDQVTEVPGNSVVSFIADRTTDENFPALNGGGKFVTFDRATAIARDDLDFLTWDHPFVRQVMEYFITQGEGQAAVAGLSGTGRQGLILETLFLLDLPDGDEALADRFLPAMPIRVVVDHNGNPLTPGDLPANWESSLMPDDPGWFLELTQLVQEILPDMLDKSQNLARKTAQAHRLEGVAKMEKVLTRETDRLVTLSKINPGVSVKEAETVIKAQAHFRSLILNARLRLDGVRLIRIS; encoded by the coding sequence ATGAGCGAAGCGTCTAGGACAAGCAGTTTTTGTAAAGGACAACGATGGATTTCCGAAACCGAACCTGAGTTAGGGTTGGGAGTTCTTTTTTCTTTTGATCCAAGGACCATTACCTTGTTTTTTCCCGGTTCGGATTGCTCCAGAAAATACAGCCGGGCGGCAGCGCCCATCAGGCGCATGCGGTTCCAGCCGGGAGACCGGATCAGCGGAGAAGACGGAACACAGATGACCGTGGAAAAGGTGGAGGAAAACGCCGGGATTCTGACCTATTTTCAAGGGGAAAAACAGCTTTTTGAGTATGAATTGTCATCGGTTTTAGCCGTGGACATGCCGTTTTCCAAGCTTCTTTCCGGACTTTCCGGAACATCTGCCAAGTTTGATCTAAGATATCGTATCCGATCGGCCCAAGGGGCGTACCGAAAATCACCCGCCAGGGGGTTTTTAGGCGGTCAGGTGGATTTGATTCCCCATCAGTTCTATATTGCCGGTGAGGTGTCCGGCCGGTATTTTCCACGGGTTCTGCTCTCCGATGAAACAGGGCTGGGTAAGACTATTGAGGCGGGGCTGATCCTTCACCGTCTTCTGGTTACCTCTCAAATGTCAAGGGTGCTGATTATTGTTCCCGATGCCTTGGTACATCAATGGTTTATTGAGTTGTATCGAAAATTCAGCTTAATTTTTCGGATTTTTGATGAGGATTATTTAACAGGGGCTGCTGCGACTGAGCCGGACATGAATCCATTTCTTTTGGATCAGCAGGGGATCTGTTCCGAATCGTTTATCAGTGCTTCGGACCATGTGAAGAAGGCGTTGATCAGCGCGGGTTGGGATATGGTGGTCATGGATGAAGCCCATCATATGACAGAGGATTCATCCCTGTATCAATTTATGACCGGCTTGAATGCCAAAATCCGGGGGCTGATGCTTCTCACAGCAACGCCGGAGCAGATGGGGCTTGAAACCCATTTCGCCCAGTTAAAACTACTAGATCCGTACCGATATCATGACTTTTCAGCTTTTGTAAAAGAGTTGGAAGGGTATAAAGCTGTGGCACAAAAAGTCAGGAAAAAATTAGACCGGGGTGAGTCAACACAGTCGCTGCTGGACGCCTTTGGACCCGGCAGGGTAATTTTCAGAAACAGGCGCCGTTCCATAAAAGGCTTTCCTGAAAGACAGGTCAATCTGATTCCCCTTGAGGGAGAGTCTTCTTTGGAAGATGATTTAAGCGGTGATCCCAAAGTCGCCTGTCTTGCTCAACTCTGCCGTACGTTAAAGCCCGAGAAAATTTTGGTGATTTGCCGCTCAAAGCAGACAGCAAAGGCGATAGTTCAGGGGCTTGAATCACATGTCAGTGTCGATGCGGCCCGGTTCGACGAAAGCATGGACCTGCTTGCCAGGGACCGTCAGGCCGCCTGGTTTGCCGATCCTGAAGGGGCAAGGCTGCTGGTCTGCTCTGAAATCGGCAGCGAAGGAAGAAATTTTCAGTTTGTTCATCATCTTTTTCTTTATGATCTTCCCGTGAATCCCGAACTGTTAGAGCAGCGCATTGGCCGGGTGGACCGCATCGGCCAAAAAGAAAAAATTGTCATCCATGTGCCGTATATCCGCAACACCTCCCATGAGATTTTAGCGCTGTGGTATGATCGGGGAATTGGTATTTTTAAAGAGAACGTCAACGGTCTGCACGCCGTATTCACCCAATTTAAATCCCGTGTGGTTCAATTGATGGAACAGGCAGATAAACAGCCGTTTGGCGCGGCTGATTCTGAAATTGCACAGAAGATGACCCTTTTGATTCGCGACACCGCAGCCTTTGTAAGACAGATTACTAAAGATTTGAACCAGGGCCGTCATATTCTTTTTGAGTTAAATTCCTTTAAACCGGAATCTGCCCATGCGTTAATTCAGGTGATTCAGCAAACGGAAAAATCCCAGGACCTTCACAATTTAATGGCGGATCTGCTGGATGTTTACGGGATTGAAACCGATCAGGTTACCGAGGTTCCGGGTAATTCGGTGGTTTCTTTCATAGCCGATCGCACGACCGATGAAAATTTTCCCGCATTGAACGGGGGTGGCAAATTTGTCACATTTGACAGGGCCACCGCCATTGCCCGTGACGATCTTGACTTTTTAACCTGGGATCATCCCTTTGTACGCCAGGTGATGGAGTATTTTATTACCCAGGGAGAGGGACAGGCTGCCGTGGCCGGACTTTCCGGGACAGGCCGGCAGGGTTTAATTTTGGAAACGCTTTTCCTTCTGGACCTTCCTGATGGGGACGAAGCGTTGGCCGACAGGTTTCTTCCCGCGATGCCGATTCGTGTTGTGGTTGACCATAACGGAAACCCGCTAACCCCTGGGGATCTGCCTGCCAACTGGGAATCTTCTCTTATGCCGGATGATCCCGGCTGGTTTCTGGAGTTGACGCAACTGGTTCAAGAAATACTGCCGGACATGCTGGATAAAAGTCAGAACCTGGCCCGAAAAACAGCACAGGCGCATCGGCTTGAAGGTGTAGCAAAAATGGAGAAAGTGCTGACCCGGGAAACGGATCGCCTGGTCACCCTGTCAAAAATTAATCCGGGCGTTTCGGTTAAAGAAGCTGAGACCGTGATCAAAGCGCAGGCGCATTTTAGATCCCTGATCCTCAATGCGAGACTTCGGCTGGATGGGGTGAGGCTCATCCGGATTTCTTAG
- the mobB gene encoding molybdopterin-guanine dinucleotide biosynthesis protein B, producing the protein MNNEKKTKIVLIVGKSNSGKTTLMEKLIGELSARGYRVGSVKHTHKANFDKQGKDSWRHKNAGAVASLIVTDTKVALVKEDTRPAEEKFFHYLGDMDLILAEGFKTFRLPKIEVFRKESPHAAPLCLEDPNLVAFVTDTDIRPREKPCFGLEDTGSLADLVEQHFLASLSGRGLKG; encoded by the coding sequence ATGAACAACGAAAAAAAAACCAAAATCGTTTTAATTGTCGGCAAATCCAATTCCGGGAAGACCACTTTGATGGAAAAGCTGATCGGAGAGCTGAGTGCACGGGGATATCGTGTGGGCTCGGTAAAACATACCCATAAAGCTAATTTTGATAAACAGGGAAAGGACAGCTGGCGGCATAAAAATGCCGGCGCTGTTGCCTCTCTTATTGTGACGGATACAAAGGTGGCCCTGGTAAAAGAGGATACTCGTCCGGCTGAAGAGAAATTTTTTCACTATCTGGGTGATATGGACCTTATTCTTGCTGAAGGATTCAAGACATTCCGTCTTCCCAAGATTGAAGTTTTCAGGAAAGAAAGTCCCCATGCAGCACCTTTGTGCCTTGAAGACCCCAATCTTGTTGCCTTTGTGACAGATACGGATATCCGGCCCCGAGAAAAACCGTGCTTCGGGTTAGAGGATACAGGATCGCTTGCTGATCTGGTTGAGCAGCATTTTCTTGCGTCATTATCAGGCCGGGGGCTTAAGGGATGA
- the panC gene encoding pantoate--beta-alanine ligase, with the protein MDILKTKVEMQTWSAAKKTQGKTISFVPTMGYLHKGHVSLLEIGKPLSDELVLSIFVNPTQFGPNEDLDAYPSNIQNDLNLAEQAGVTAVFLPDKNEMYGPDYQTHVSLDRLPQYLCGRSRPMHFGGVATVVTKLFNIVMPDVAIFGKKDFQQLAIIRQMVKDLDFNIRIIGGEIIREEDGLAMSSRNAYLTPEQRASAVCLSRAISLLKQKVAQGVRSVPDLVREAEAFIHSFDHTRIDYIELCHPGTLEPVDTVQAETLVALAVQVGKSRLIDNALIKPN; encoded by the coding sequence ATGGATATTTTAAAAACAAAAGTGGAGATGCAGACCTGGTCTGCTGCAAAAAAAACACAGGGAAAAACCATCAGCTTCGTACCCACCATGGGATACCTCCACAAAGGGCATGTTTCACTGCTTGAAATAGGCAAACCCTTAAGTGATGAGCTGGTCCTAAGCATTTTTGTAAACCCCACCCAATTTGGCCCCAATGAAGATCTGGACGCCTATCCCAGCAATATCCAAAATGACCTTAACCTGGCTGAGCAGGCTGGTGTTACAGCGGTTTTCCTTCCGGATAAAAACGAAATGTACGGGCCTGACTACCAGACCCATGTATCTTTGGACCGTCTTCCCCAGTATCTATGTGGCCGGTCTCGTCCTATGCACTTCGGGGGGGTGGCCACAGTGGTGACCAAACTGTTCAACATTGTCATGCCTGATGTGGCAATTTTCGGGAAAAAAGACTTCCAGCAGCTTGCCATTATCAGACAGATGGTCAAGGACCTGGATTTCAATATCCGGATCATCGGCGGGGAGATCATCAGGGAGGAAGACGGGTTGGCCATGAGCTCCAGAAATGCCTATCTTACGCCGGAGCAACGTGCGTCAGCCGTATGTCTTTCCCGGGCCATCAGCCTTTTAAAACAAAAAGTTGCCCAAGGCGTACGGTCTGTTCCGGATCTTGTAAGGGAGGCGGAAGCCTTTATTCACTCATTTGACCACACCCGGATTGATTATATTGAATTGTGCCATCCCGGGACCCTTGAGCCGGTGGACACCGTCCAGGCAGAAACCCTTGTGGCCTTGGCCGTACAGGTGGGAAAATCAAGACTGATTGACAATGCGCTAATTAAGCCGAACTGA
- a CDS encoding 50S ribosomal protein L11 methyltransferase: protein MIPFDRDRALDILNNATARLTARAYIREISREFSLTPFQAKKVVTSLVQSQDVAYQDLYGSTYVMEGFSKPVRITDRFFILPPDVSSIAGPNDLDIRISPGISFGTGHHPTTRLCLAALDNLFFSTGQSDHLQGGKAGDIGTGSGVLAIAACLAGISRCTAWETDPNAVSEACQNVAANGLENRINVIHDIMTAQDLNLSLVMANLRFPTLKQIAPDIYSILLPGGHLILSGVRAWEMDNLKTHYSTIGFSIDWEREEKQWGALTMTKKP, encoded by the coding sequence ATGATTCCCTTTGACCGGGACCGGGCCCTGGATATTCTGAATAATGCCACGGCACGCCTGACGGCCAGGGCTTATATCCGTGAAATCAGCCGGGAATTTTCCCTGACACCATTCCAGGCAAAAAAAGTGGTTACATCCCTTGTTCAGAGCCAGGATGTGGCTTACCAGGATCTGTATGGATCCACCTATGTCATGGAGGGCTTTTCAAAACCGGTCCGGATTACGGACCGGTTTTTTATTTTGCCCCCTGATGTCTCGAGCATTGCGGGTCCCAATGATTTAGATATCCGGATAAGCCCGGGAATCTCCTTTGGTACAGGGCACCACCCCACCACCCGGCTTTGCCTGGCTGCCCTGGACAATCTTTTTTTCTCAACAGGACAGTCAGACCATCTTCAAGGCGGTAAGGCTGGGGATATCGGCACGGGTTCCGGGGTGCTTGCCATAGCTGCCTGCCTTGCGGGCATATCCCGGTGCACGGCCTGGGAAACAGACCCCAATGCTGTCAGCGAGGCCTGCCAAAATGTTGCCGCCAATGGCCTTGAAAACAGGATAAACGTTATCCACGACATCATGACGGCCCAGGACTTAAATCTTTCCCTTGTTATGGCCAATTTAAGGTTTCCCACTCTTAAACAAATTGCACCGGACATTTATTCAATCCTGTTACCTGGTGGACACCTGATTCTTTCAGGTGTCAGGGCCTGGGAAATGGATAATCTGAAAACCCACTACAGCACCATTGGATTTTCCATAGACTGGGAACGGGAAGAAAAGCAGTGGGGAGCCCTGACCATGACCAAAAAGCCATAA
- a CDS encoding response regulator: MPSFEKNNTTLIFPRYRKLSRKITGLLQVWAVLLIFFALLTLFLPARIGKPLCLIFFMLNGSFIILLLSWVKNIKEFMKETGLILSNSKELMWAMDSQLNVTVVYGAPEHISGNNAQALLNKPLASILPDDARDRFNAHIRENLPFSMECLISNGENSTLPVQILAEPIHGSGQDTFHGIIRDISDQKKLQALEKKLNNSKKLNDLGRLAGSVAHDLNNILAGIATYPEILLLDDTLEPKVRKSLTIIKESGRDASSVVSDLLTISRGIKEEFQILNINTIIERFMAALEFKKIKAPYGKVEIDMHLEPELLNVSGSYIHIEKSIMHLLINALEETAAKAGRGHGTIVLSTANHYVDREKDGHTKQNLTPGEYVMLEVLDAGEGIPENYLNKIFDPFFTKKEMGKSGTGLGLTVVKNTVLNHRGKIFVTSDENGTKFTLLFPALRPEQPITNQPASIKEIKGNGETLLVVDDLASQCKIAETILKNLGYKVFSVTSGIDALDFIMQTPVDLLILDMVMAPSISGLETYRRIKKIRPDQKAIIASGHSESEDVLKALSLGAGTFIKKPYTILDVGIAVKEELDK; encoded by the coding sequence ATGCCCTCTTTTGAAAAAAATAATACAACCCTGATTTTCCCCAGATACAGAAAATTATCACGTAAAATTACCGGACTCTTGCAGGTCTGGGCAGTTCTGCTTATCTTTTTCGCTTTGTTGACTCTTTTTTTGCCTGCGCGGATAGGCAAGCCCCTCTGTTTGATTTTCTTCATGCTCAACGGATCATTTATTATCCTGCTGCTTTCATGGGTTAAAAACATTAAAGAATTTATGAAAGAAACCGGATTGATATTATCTAATTCAAAGGAGTTAATGTGGGCCATGGATTCCCAGCTGAACGTTACGGTCGTTTACGGAGCCCCAGAGCATATATCCGGTAATAACGCCCAAGCGCTTCTAAACAAACCGTTGGCGTCCATTTTACCCGACGATGCAAGGGATCGCTTTAATGCACATATCCGTGAAAACCTGCCCTTTTCCATGGAGTGCCTTATTTCGAACGGCGAAAATTCGACATTGCCTGTTCAGATCCTGGCCGAGCCTATTCATGGATCCGGGCAGGATACATTTCATGGCATCATACGGGATATCTCAGATCAAAAAAAACTACAGGCCCTTGAAAAAAAACTTAACAACTCAAAAAAGTTAAATGATTTAGGGCGTCTTGCCGGCAGTGTTGCCCATGATCTGAACAACATCCTGGCAGGTATTGCCACCTACCCTGAAATACTGCTTCTCGACGATACGCTGGAACCCAAGGTCCGTAAGAGCCTTACCATTATAAAAGAATCCGGCCGGGACGCCTCTAGCGTGGTCAGTGACCTTTTAACCATTTCCAGGGGTATCAAGGAGGAATTTCAAATCCTGAATATCAATACGATCATCGAGCGGTTCATGGCTGCCCTCGAATTTAAAAAAATAAAGGCCCCTTACGGAAAGGTGGAGATTGACATGCACCTTGAACCTGAACTTTTAAACGTTTCCGGCTCCTATATACATATTGAAAAAAGCATTATGCATCTTTTGATCAATGCACTTGAAGAGACTGCGGCAAAGGCAGGTCGCGGCCACGGCACAATCGTGCTTTCAACAGCCAACCATTATGTGGACAGGGAGAAAGACGGGCACACGAAACAAAATCTGACCCCCGGCGAATATGTGATGCTTGAAGTGCTGGATGCCGGCGAGGGAATACCGGAAAATTACTTGAATAAAATTTTTGATCCCTTTTTCACCAAGAAGGAGATGGGTAAATCCGGCACCGGTCTTGGCCTGACCGTAGTAAAAAATACGGTTCTCAACCACCGGGGAAAAATCTTTGTGACGTCTGATGAAAACGGAACAAAGTTCACACTGCTGTTTCCAGCCCTTCGCCCGGAACAGCCCATAACAAATCAACCCGCCTCCATCAAGGAGATCAAAGGAAACGGGGAAACACTTCTGGTCGTGGATGACCTGGCCAGCCAATGTAAAATAGCAGAAACCATCCTTAAAAATTTAGGGTATAAGGTGTTTAGTGTTACGAGCGGGATTGATGCCCTTGATTTCATCATGCAGACCCCTGTGGATCTACTGATTTTAGATATGGTCATGGCCCCGTCCATTTCCGGGCTTGAAACATACAGACGGATCAAAAAAATCCGGCCGGATCAGAAAGCCATTATTGCAAGTGGACATTCGGAATCAGAAGATGTATTAAAAGCGTTGTCTCTGGGTGCAGGAACCTTTATTAAAAAGCCATACACCATATTGGATGTGGGCATTGCCGTAAAAGAGGAACTTGACAAATAA
- a CDS encoding thermonuclease family protein, whose product MCVTILLVLSVSQARCDVYSWIDENGIRHFSNVSLPYGEKATQMRESVSSTIDKSNFKVTKVFDGDTVQVQGQDLDFRIRMVGIDAPETGGSRKKGQPYSQKAKKVLRQLIQGKKVRLKQYGTGGYNRILAEIFSQGRNINLTMIRQGLAEVYQGRLPKNLDPAPYKKAQTEARRRRIGMWSQGNAYKSPKTWRKENPR is encoded by the coding sequence ATGTGTGTAACCATACTTCTGGTTTTAAGCGTATCCCAGGCCAGGTGTGATGTGTACAGCTGGATCGACGAAAACGGAATCAGGCACTTCTCTAATGTCAGTTTGCCTTATGGGGAAAAGGCGACACAAATGCGAGAATCGGTCAGTTCCACCATAGACAAATCCAATTTTAAGGTAACAAAGGTTTTCGACGGGGATACCGTGCAGGTTCAGGGGCAGGATCTTGACTTTCGTATCCGCATGGTGGGCATTGACGCCCCGGAAACCGGTGGATCAAGAAAGAAGGGGCAGCCCTATTCCCAAAAGGCCAAAAAGGTCTTACGGCAACTCATTCAGGGAAAAAAAGTACGGTTGAAACAATACGGTACAGGCGGATACAACCGGATTCTGGCGGAAATTTTTTCCCAGGGTCGCAACATTAATCTGACCATGATCCGCCAGGGTCTTGCCGAAGTTTACCAGGGCAGATTACCTAAAAATCTTGATCCTGCCCCTTACAAGAAGGCCCAGACTGAGGCCAGGCGCAGACGGATAGGCATGTGGTCCCAGGGGAACGCCTATAAGAGCCCAAAAACATGGCGCAAAGAAAATCCCAGATAA
- a CDS encoding potassium channel family protein, with protein MKFRLKIYFALFIVLLAVGSIGFMVFENMSLTNAIYFSIVTMATVGYGDIHPQTAIGKILTIIIIIGGVGTFLSVVASITDVFVNRREEKIRKEKVNMVLGLFFSEMGNDLLKHFVRFDNEVKSLYKNLRVSIKWENQDFNKAYDLLKKHRISISSQKGEMQALLECMQRRSDLLLRLIENPIIQEHENFTELLRAIFHLRDELSQRTNLSELLDSDRKHLEGDISRVYKLLIFEWLRYLRYIKTNYGYLFSLAVRTNPFDPDATVAVRD; from the coding sequence ATGAAGTTTCGATTAAAAATATATTTTGCACTTTTTATTGTCTTACTTGCAGTTGGCAGCATTGGATTCATGGTATTTGAGAATATGTCATTGACCAATGCTATATATTTTTCAATTGTAACTATGGCTACTGTGGGCTATGGCGATATCCATCCCCAAACTGCAATCGGTAAAATTCTGACTATCATCATCATCATTGGGGGGGTCGGGACATTTTTAAGTGTTGTTGCCAGTATTACAGACGTGTTTGTCAATCGTCGTGAGGAAAAAATTCGAAAAGAAAAAGTCAATATGGTATTGGGATTGTTTTTCAGCGAAATGGGGAACGATCTTTTAAAACATTTTGTCAGATTTGATAATGAAGTTAAATCATTATACAAAAATCTCAGGGTTTCAATAAAATGGGAAAATCAAGACTTCAACAAGGCATATGATCTTTTAAAAAAACATCGTATCTCAATCAGTTCGCAGAAAGGAGAGATGCAGGCCCTATTAGAATGTATGCAACGCCGATCAGATTTGCTTTTAAGATTAATTGAAAATCCGATTATTCAAGAACATGAAAATTTTACGGAATTGCTGCGGGCAATATTCCATCTGCGGGATGAACTCTCACAACGCACTAATTTATCTGAATTATTGGATTCTGATCGTAAACATCTTGAAGGGGATATCTCAAGAGTCTATAAGTTGTTGATCTTTGAATGGTTGCGTTATCTTCGTTATATCAAAACGAATTATGGTTACCTTTTTTCTTTGGCTGTTCGAACCAATCCTTTTGACCCGGACGCAACAGTTGCCGTTAGAGACTAA